Proteins co-encoded in one Haladaptatus sp. ZSTT2 genomic window:
- a CDS encoding cupin domain-containing protein — MTIVKAEDARAESFRGTNFEVLAVGENSMVTKMHFEKGTDVPTHSHESEQSGYVVSGKYRLTFGEYDEVLEAGDSYSIPGNVEHTYEVLESGIVIDVFSPPREDYV, encoded by the coding sequence ATGACAATCGTCAAAGCCGAAGACGCGAGAGCCGAATCGTTCCGGGGAACCAACTTCGAGGTGCTCGCGGTTGGCGAGAACTCGATGGTCACGAAGATGCACTTCGAGAAGGGGACGGACGTACCGACCCACAGCCACGAGAGCGAGCAGAGCGGCTACGTCGTTTCTGGAAAGTACCGCCTCACGTTCGGTGAGTACGACGAGGTACTCGAAGCCGGTGACAGCTACTCGATTCCCGGCAACGTCGAGCACACCTACGAGGTGCTCGAATCGGGTATCGTCATCGACGTGTTTTCGCCGCCCCGCGAGGACTACGTCTGA
- a CDS encoding TrmB family transcriptional regulator, with amino-acid sequence MASLRDLGLSEYEARAYRALLQTGPTTAKELSRASDVPMGRIYDILNSIETYNLVRSQSASRPKKYVAVEPTTALDRLLDDKKRELDQKKDQYEDIVDELAHELDAAEPVEETFWTAAVGPTQTIDLLLERLAAADDTIVIVASTLGQQFDIGEIGALVAEQLQNALDRGVSVKVLMRPELVDLLPESVGDHYAATLSSHPDFEVRTSDDVSGTFNVIDGTEVVIEVPHPLDTEEIFAMIDLKDRSFATGITNEFSPRWETARPLSF; translated from the coding sequence ATGGCGAGCCTGAGAGATTTGGGGCTGTCTGAGTACGAAGCGCGGGCGTATCGCGCGCTCTTGCAGACCGGTCCGACCACGGCAAAGGAACTGTCGCGGGCGAGTGATGTGCCGATGGGTCGCATCTACGACATTCTGAACAGCATCGAGACGTACAACCTCGTGCGCAGCCAGAGCGCGAGTCGCCCGAAAAAGTATGTCGCCGTCGAACCGACCACCGCGCTCGACCGACTCCTCGATGACAAAAAGCGCGAACTCGACCAGAAAAAAGACCAGTACGAGGACATTGTCGACGAACTCGCCCACGAACTCGATGCCGCAGAACCCGTCGAAGAAACGTTCTGGACGGCGGCGGTCGGGCCGACGCAGACGATTGACCTGCTTCTCGAACGCCTCGCGGCCGCAGACGACACCATCGTCATCGTCGCCTCAACGCTCGGCCAGCAGTTCGACATCGGCGAAATCGGGGCACTCGTTGCAGAACAACTCCAAAACGCCCTCGACCGCGGCGTTTCGGTCAAGGTGTTGATGCGCCCCGAGCTGGTCGACCTCCTGCCGGAATCCGTTGGCGACCACTATGCAGCCACGCTCTCTTCGCACCCCGACTTCGAGGTGCGGACGAGCGACGACGTGAGCGGGACGTTCAACGTCATCGACGGCACGGAAGTCGTCATCGAGGTTCCCCATCCGCTCGACACCGAAGAAATCTTTGCGATGATAGATTTAAAAGACCGGAGCTTCGCAACCGGTATCACGAATGAGTTCTCCCCCCGTTGGGAGACTGCGCGTCCCCTCTCGTTTTGA
- the mptA gene encoding GTP cyclohydrolase MptA has product MAHQLPDVQATSPDVTVGLNRVGVTGVEKLVKLARKDKRPIVLTADFSVFVDLPSWRKGADMSRNMEVIDEVLEQAVSEPAYRVEDVCGDAAERLLKKHKYTSRAEVHMEAELVIRDRTPASDLETQSTIDIIASAEATEEGTFEEIGARVVGMTVCPCSQGMSESRARDTLEQLAVDKDTIDAFLEKVPQPGHSQRGHATLTVKCRDAPKVDLMDIVEVARDSMSARIYNLAKRPDEDHMTYEAHANAKFVEDCVRAMAEDVVERFDQLPDTTVVTMKQSNDESIHQHNAHAERVAEMGSLRAEVNGD; this is encoded by the coding sequence ATGGCCCATCAACTGCCTGACGTACAGGCGACAAGCCCGGACGTCACCGTGGGGCTGAATCGCGTTGGCGTTACTGGCGTCGAGAAACTCGTCAAACTCGCTCGGAAAGACAAGCGGCCAATCGTCCTGACGGCCGATTTCTCCGTGTTCGTAGACCTCCCGAGCTGGCGGAAAGGCGCGGATATGTCTCGCAACATGGAGGTGATAGACGAGGTGCTAGAACAGGCCGTGAGCGAACCGGCCTACCGCGTCGAAGACGTGTGCGGCGACGCCGCAGAGCGCCTGCTCAAGAAACATAAGTACACGAGTCGCGCCGAGGTGCATATGGAGGCCGAGCTCGTCATCCGTGACCGCACGCCCGCGAGCGACTTAGAGACCCAGAGCACCATCGACATCATCGCGTCGGCGGAGGCGACAGAAGAAGGTACCTTCGAAGAAATCGGCGCGCGCGTTGTCGGCATGACGGTGTGTCCGTGCTCACAAGGCATGTCGGAATCGCGCGCCCGCGACACACTCGAACAGCTTGCCGTGGACAAGGACACCATCGACGCCTTCCTCGAAAAAGTTCCACAACCGGGCCACTCCCAGCGCGGGCACGCCACGCTGACCGTCAAATGCCGCGACGCGCCGAAAGTAGACCTCATGGATATCGTCGAGGTGGCGCGCGATTCGATGAGCGCGCGCATCTATAACCTCGCAAAGCGCCCGGACGAAGACCACATGACCTACGAGGCACACGCGAACGCGAAGTTCGTCGAAGACTGCGTGCGGGCAATGGCAGAGGACGTGGTCGAACGGTTCGACCAACTCCCCGACACGACGGTCGTCACGATGAAACAGTCGAACGACGAGTCCATCCACCAGCACAACGCCCACGCAGAACGGGTCGCAGAGATGGGCAGCCTCCGCGCAGAAGTAAACGGCGACTAA
- a CDS encoding hemolysin family protein has protein sequence MVVITALTLAGLFAIVVLVLASAFFSSAEIAIFSLEDHKVEAEDGAPPGDEDTRKRTLKQLRDNPHRLLVTILVGNNVVNIATASVATGLLVTFLPAGSAITVSTILVSFVVLVFGEITPKSYAITNAESWSLRVSRPLATLQKLLYPVVVSLEMLTSAIATLVGGSTEYESPAVTREEITALVRSAGRAGVLDSDEQQMIQRIFRFSSITAREVMVPRVEVLSVPLDTSCADVVSLCATERVTRVPVYADTIDHITGYVDLRDVVGNQDEGTPLSTFVRPVLHVFEAREIDEVLTDLQDERLELAVVIDEFGTTAGLLTAEDIVEEIVGEIFDADEEQAIATLHRGSVTARGDAKIEDVNHALDAQLPTEDGLETIAAFIYNELGRPAESGEILTYDGLRVTVGAVENNRILRVRVERIATDGESTQTPE, from the coding sequence ATGGTCGTCATTACTGCGCTCACACTCGCAGGCCTCTTCGCAATTGTTGTGTTGGTGCTTGCAAGCGCATTCTTTTCGTCTGCGGAGATTGCTATCTTTTCGCTCGAAGACCACAAGGTCGAAGCCGAGGACGGAGCGCCTCCCGGCGACGAGGATACCCGAAAACGCACACTCAAGCAGTTGCGAGACAATCCACACCGGCTCCTTGTGACGATTCTCGTCGGAAACAACGTCGTCAACATCGCCACTGCGAGCGTGGCGACGGGGCTGTTGGTCACGTTTCTCCCGGCGGGGTCTGCGATTACCGTCTCCACCATCCTCGTGAGCTTCGTCGTCCTCGTGTTCGGGGAGATTACGCCGAAGTCCTACGCCATCACGAACGCCGAATCGTGGTCGCTCCGGGTGTCTCGTCCGCTTGCCACACTGCAAAAACTGCTCTACCCCGTCGTCGTCAGCCTCGAAATGCTTACGAGCGCTATCGCCACCCTCGTCGGCGGGAGTACGGAGTACGAATCGCCCGCAGTGACGCGAGAAGAAATCACTGCACTCGTCCGGTCTGCCGGTCGTGCGGGCGTTCTCGACAGCGATGAACAACAGATGATTCAGCGAATTTTCCGGTTTTCGAGCATCACGGCCCGCGAGGTGATGGTGCCGCGTGTCGAGGTCTTGAGCGTCCCGCTCGACACCTCGTGTGCGGACGTCGTTTCGCTCTGTGCGACCGAGCGGGTGACGCGCGTGCCCGTGTACGCGGACACCATCGACCACATCACCGGCTACGTTGACCTCCGCGACGTGGTCGGAAACCAAGACGAGGGAACGCCGCTTTCGACCTTCGTCAGACCCGTTCTGCACGTCTTCGAGGCGCGAGAGATAGACGAAGTGCTCACCGACCTCCAAGACGAGCGACTGGAGTTGGCCGTCGTCATCGACGAGTTCGGGACGACGGCGGGCTTGCTCACCGCAGAGGATATCGTTGAAGAAATCGTCGGTGAAATCTTCGACGCAGACGAAGAGCAAGCAATCGCCACCCTTCACCGCGGGTCGGTCACGGCACGTGGCGACGCGAAAATCGAAGACGTAAATCACGCTCTCGACGCACAGCTTCCGACCGAAGACGGGTTAGAGACGATTGCGGCGTTCATCTACAACGAGCTGGGTAGACCCGCAGAATCGGGTGAGATACTCACCTACGACGGCCTCCGAGTGACGGTTGGGGCAGTCGAAAACAACCGCATCCTCCGCGTCAGAGTTGAACGAATAGCGACGGATGGGGAGAGCACGCAGACGCCGGAGTGA
- a CDS encoding DUF255 domain-containing protein — MDDPAVETLVEWREWGDAAFTEAKEEKKPLLLALSATWCDWCHEMDAETYAEPRIAAHLNDGFVPMRVDVDRHPRIRDRYNMGGFPSTVFLTPEGKLISGAGFLAQGGMRQVLDSVRRAWDSKGTSAGRVPRALQDADTPQAPLSPTIEGELFAQLAGEFDTEHGGWGDAPKFPLARTIEFALKREQQQAIRTLDAIQSHLYDDFDGGFFRFAEDVDWSNPHREKVLDVNAALVRTFATAYRYTGHEEYKETAETSAEFLTTTLWNGEAFAGSQRPDDEYYGLPLEDRANADEPQVDETAFADWNGLAIDALLTLYAATGHEQSKAFAERALRYLSDTLIADDGAVAHFDGEESESGLLADQARVLDALTTAMQVLGEYESLARTVADYTIEHRRDGTSFLDGPTDGLGLLSLPLRPLDANAEFADALLDLALLTDNDTYRTVAREAIESFAGAADRMNVQVAGYATTAARLTDAPLTVSVGAVGSPLHLAALQLPDHEKIVIPESDVAPGTARVTIDGESHTVETPDELLATVTATDQTDEE, encoded by the coding sequence ATGGACGACCCTGCAGTCGAGACGCTGGTCGAGTGGCGCGAGTGGGGCGACGCGGCCTTCACAGAGGCCAAGGAGGAGAAAAAGCCCCTCCTGCTCGCGCTCTCTGCGACGTGGTGTGACTGGTGTCACGAGATGGACGCAGAGACCTACGCAGAGCCGCGCATCGCCGCCCACCTGAACGACGGCTTCGTGCCGATGCGCGTGGACGTAGACCGCCACCCGCGTATCCGCGACCGCTACAACATGGGCGGCTTTCCCTCGACCGTGTTCCTCACCCCGGAGGGCAAACTCATCTCTGGAGCCGGATTCCTCGCCCAAGGCGGCATGCGCCAAGTGCTCGACAGCGTTCGCCGCGCGTGGGACAGCAAGGGCACCTCGGCCGGTCGCGTCCCGCGGGCGCTACAGGACGCAGACACGCCGCAGGCACCGCTTTCGCCGACCATCGAAGGCGAACTGTTCGCCCAACTCGCGGGCGAGTTCGACACCGAACACGGCGGCTGGGGCGACGCGCCCAAATTCCCGCTCGCGCGCACCATCGAGTTCGCGTTAAAGCGCGAACAACAGCAGGCCATCCGCACCTTAGACGCCATCCAGTCGCACCTCTACGACGATTTCGATGGCGGCTTCTTCCGCTTTGCAGAGGACGTAGACTGGAGCAACCCACACCGCGAGAAAGTCCTCGACGTGAACGCTGCGCTCGTGCGCACTTTCGCCACTGCCTACCGCTATACCGGCCACGAGGAGTACAAGGAGACGGCCGAAACCTCGGCTGAGTTCCTCACGACGACGCTCTGGAACGGCGAGGCGTTTGCGGGGAGCCAGCGCCCGGACGACGAGTACTACGGCCTGCCACTCGAAGACCGCGCGAACGCCGACGAGCCACAGGTTGACGAGACCGCGTTCGCCGACTGGAACGGCCTCGCCATCGACGCCCTGCTCACGCTCTACGCCGCGACGGGCCACGAGCAGTCGAAGGCGTTTGCCGAGCGCGCGCTTCGCTACCTCTCTGACACCCTCATCGCAGACGACGGCGCAGTCGCTCATTTCGACGGCGAGGAAAGCGAGAGTGGCCTGCTCGCAGACCAGGCGCGTGTCCTCGACGCACTCACCACAGCGATGCAGGTGCTCGGCGAGTACGAATCGCTCGCCCGCACCGTCGCCGACTACACCATCGAACACCGCCGCGACGGTACCTCGTTCCTCGATGGGCCGACGGACGGACTTGGCTTGCTCTCGCTGCCGCTTCGCCCGCTCGACGCGAACGCCGAGTTCGCAGACGCGCTGCTCGACCTCGCACTCCTCACCGACAACGACACCTACCGAACCGTCGCTCGGGAAGCCATCGAATCGTTCGCGGGGGCGGCAGACCGCATGAACGTGCAGGTCGCGGGCTACGCGACGACGGCTGCTCGGCTCACCGACGCACCGCTCACCGTCTCCGTCGGCGCAGTTGGTTCGCCACTGCACCTCGCCGCACTCCAACTCCCCGACCACGAAAAAATCGTTATCCCCGAGAGTGATGTTGCACCGGGGACGGCGCGTGTGACCATCGACGGCGAGAGCCACACCGTCGAAACCCCCGATGAGTTGCTAGCCACCGTGACGGCTACTGATCAGACTGACGAAGAGTAA
- a CDS encoding FxsA family protein gives MLLRIAAVLLLIPVLDAMLLVVLAGEIGGVATVALVVLTALIGMLLVRAEGRHTLRKITTKLERGEPPTNELLDGGLLLVAGALLLTPGIVTDLVGFIFIIPITRIPIRMAVKRWFVTPYLDKRMDGFVTGNVYTAGFPNEDDFDGSDDDTVDVDGFTVEREDDDDRRSSGSHDAP, from the coding sequence ATGTTGCTGCGGATTGCAGCCGTCTTGCTGCTGATTCCCGTGCTCGACGCGATGCTACTGGTGGTTCTCGCCGGAGAAATCGGTGGCGTCGCAACCGTCGCGCTGGTCGTCCTCACCGCGCTCATCGGGATGCTCCTTGTGCGCGCCGAGGGCCGCCACACGCTCAGAAAGATAACCACCAAGCTCGAACGCGGCGAACCGCCGACAAACGAGCTGTTAGACGGCGGCCTCCTGCTCGTCGCGGGCGCGCTGTTGCTCACCCCCGGCATCGTCACCGACCTCGTGGGCTTCATCTTCATCATCCCGATTACGCGCATCCCGATTCGGATGGCCGTCAAACGCTGGTTCGTGACGCCGTACCTCGACAAGCGCATGGACGGCTTCGTCACCGGGAACGTCTACACCGCTGGCTTCCCGAACGAAGACGACTTCGACGGGTCCGACGACGACACCGTGGACGTAGATGGGTTCACCGTCGAGCGCGAGGACGACGATGACCGGCGTTCCTCGGGAAGTCACGACGCCCCATAG
- a CDS encoding pyridoxamine 5'-phosphate oxidase family protein has protein sequence MTTISGAWSEAEIAAFLAETVVPVRLACTTPGGTLWMLSLWFQYEEGIFWCATGKDADVVRYLNSSPEVAFEVSTNDPPYRGVRGRGVATITPDTEKSLLTDLLVRYLGGTESSLARKLLSAAREEVRIEIVPEKLYSWDYSERMADAVDAQSENST, from the coding sequence GTGACCACGATTTCGGGGGCGTGGTCGGAAGCTGAGATTGCGGCCTTCCTCGCTGAGACGGTCGTGCCCGTCCGGCTCGCGTGTACCACGCCCGGCGGCACACTGTGGATGCTCTCGCTGTGGTTTCAGTATGAGGAAGGGATCTTCTGGTGTGCGACCGGGAAAGACGCAGACGTGGTTCGCTACCTCAACTCGTCGCCCGAGGTCGCCTTCGAGGTGTCCACGAACGACCCACCCTATCGCGGCGTGCGCGGCCGGGGCGTGGCGACGATTACGCCGGATACAGAAAAATCACTGCTCACCGACCTCTTAGTGCGGTATCTCGGCGGCACCGAGTCGTCACTCGCCCGGAAGTTACTCAGCGCAGCCCGCGAGGAGGTGCGCATCGAAATCGTCCCGGAAAAACTCTATTCGTGGGACTACAGCGAGCGCATGGCCGATGCAGTGGACGCACAGTCGGAGAACTCGACGTGA
- a CDS encoding universal stress protein — protein MYDRILVPTDGSPLTTRVVEYALDLAVLSGGELYTCFVVDDADIPARNVEQVLSSLEDEAEAATERVAGLAAERDVAVTTAVLRGAPHAEILAYADKINADLIVMGTHGRRGFDRYLLGSVTERVIRTGNTPVLTVKLMRPNKAVTTDDEAIEVARDALEREGIALTTVPETPYQESSTWIVRAESDGDTFNVHIDATSGNARVAKIR, from the coding sequence ATGTACGACCGAATTCTCGTTCCCACAGACGGCAGCCCACTCACGACTCGGGTTGTCGAATACGCCCTCGACCTTGCGGTGCTCAGCGGCGGCGAACTCTACACCTGCTTTGTCGTAGACGATGCGGACATTCCAGCGCGCAACGTAGAACAGGTGCTCTCGTCGCTTGAAGACGAAGCCGAGGCCGCGACCGAGCGCGTCGCCGGGCTCGCCGCAGAGCGAGACGTTGCGGTCACAACGGCGGTCCTTCGCGGGGCACCGCACGCAGAAATCCTCGCCTACGCGGACAAAATTAACGCCGACCTCATCGTCATGGGGACCCACGGACGGCGCGGGTTCGACCGCTATCTCCTAGGCAGCGTGACCGAGCGCGTCATCCGCACCGGAAACACGCCCGTGTTGACCGTGAAACTCATGCGTCCGAACAAGGCCGTGACCACCGACGACGAGGCCATCGAGGTGGCGCGAGACGCCCTCGAACGCGAAGGAATCGCCCTCACCACGGTCCCCGAGACACCCTACCAAGAGAGCAGCACGTGGATTGTGCGGGCCGAAAGCGATGGCGATACGTTCAACGTCCACATCGACGCCACCTCGGGCAACGCCAGAGTCGCAAAAATTCGCTAA
- a CDS encoding DUF7511 domain-containing protein, which translates to MTKSQPKENTHAAGEGALLPATGIEFDLQSVLVRYQHAPDELTVFPRDRSEADVYTTWITASEGSYVDLSEMC; encoded by the coding sequence ATGACGAAATCACAACCGAAAGAGAACACGCACGCTGCAGGGGAGGGTGCGCTGTTACCGGCGACCGGCATCGAATTCGACCTACAATCCGTGCTCGTGCGGTACCAGCACGCACCGGACGAACTGACCGTGTTTCCGCGGGACAGAAGCGAGGCAGACGTGTACACGACGTGGATTACGGCGAGCGAAGGGTCGTACGTCGACCTGAGCGAGATGTGCTGA
- a CDS encoding universal stress protein: MAINSILVPTDGSPMAERALRHAVEEYPDAAITAFHVLDFRGSDSYPGGWGEAPGTWEEWLEHAREEEQALFEQVQAVAAEYDHDIETDSMVGQTTRAILDYVETHDFDLVVMGSHGRTGVSRILLGSVAETVTRRSPTPVVVVR, encoded by the coding sequence ATGGCAATCAACTCAATTCTCGTCCCGACGGACGGCTCGCCCATGGCCGAACGGGCGCTTCGACACGCGGTAGAGGAGTATCCCGACGCCGCAATCACCGCGTTTCACGTCCTCGATTTCCGCGGGAGCGACAGCTATCCCGGCGGCTGGGGTGAAGCACCCGGGACGTGGGAGGAGTGGCTGGAGCACGCCCGCGAGGAGGAGCAGGCGCTGTTCGAGCAGGTGCAGGCGGTTGCCGCGGAGTACGACCACGACATCGAGACGGATTCGATGGTCGGCCAGACGACGCGAGCGATTCTCGACTACGTCGAAACCCACGACTTCGACCTCGTGGTGATGGGCAGCCACGGGCGCACGGGCGTGTCGCGCATCCTCCTCGGCAGCGTCGCAGAGACAGTCACCCGGCGGTCGCCAACACCCGTGGTGGTCGTCAGGTGA
- a CDS encoding NAD(+)/NADH kinase codes for MRVGIVGQRGNPRAASLTDEIRESLLAEGVGVWVDKEMATALDIEGHDIPSMNECDLVVSIGGDGTFLFAARGAEATPVMGVNLGEVGFLNAVSPEEAVEAVSKEVAHLREAGEIRTRSIPRLQAEGEGWSLPPALNEIVVQGDQRGHGQGLSIEVRVDGALYSGGHADGVLIATPTGSTAYNLSEGGPLVHPSVRSLVVTEMCATESMPPLVADVESEVVIRVADADTAVVISDGRTKEYVTPPAEIRVSVAESPMHVAGPPLDFFTALGKLD; via the coding sequence ATGAGAGTCGGTATCGTCGGCCAGCGCGGAAACCCACGGGCAGCGTCGCTCACCGACGAGATTCGAGAGAGCCTCCTCGCTGAGGGCGTCGGCGTTTGGGTTGACAAGGAGATGGCCACAGCCCTCGACATAGAGGGTCACGACATTCCGTCGATGAACGAGTGTGACCTCGTCGTGAGCATCGGCGGTGATGGCACGTTCCTGTTCGCCGCCCGCGGTGCCGAAGCCACGCCTGTCATGGGCGTGAACCTCGGAGAGGTGGGCTTTCTCAACGCAGTTTCGCCAGAGGAAGCAGTTGAGGCTGTCTCGAAAGAAGTCGCCCACCTGCGCGAAGCAGGCGAGATACGCACCCGGTCGATTCCCCGCCTGCAAGCCGAGGGAGAGGGGTGGTCGCTCCCGCCCGCGCTCAACGAAATCGTCGTCCAAGGCGACCAACGCGGCCACGGACAAGGCCTCAGCATCGAAGTTCGAGTCGATGGCGCGCTGTACTCGGGCGGGCACGCAGACGGCGTGCTCATCGCCACGCCAACGGGGTCTACGGCGTACAATCTGAGCGAGGGTGGCCCGCTCGTCCATCCGTCTGTTCGGAGCCTCGTCGTGACCGAGATGTGTGCGACCGAGTCGATGCCGCCGCTCGTGGCGGACGTCGAAAGCGAGGTCGTGATTCGCGTCGCGGATGCGGACACCGCCGTCGTCATCAGCGACGGTCGGACGAAAGAGTACGTCACGCCGCCCGCAGAGATTCGGGTGTCGGTGGCGGAGAGTCCGATGCACGTCGCAGGGCCGCCACTCGATTTCTTCACGGCACTCGGCAAGCTCGACTGA